A genomic stretch from Candidatus Melainabacteria bacterium includes:
- a CDS encoding DUF3303 domain-containing protein, which produces MLFMVIERFKNQDARAIHKRFVERGRMMPEGLTYVDSWVEANYDRCFQLMNCDDPKLLQQWVLQWQDLVEFEFIPVVPSKGAWENF; this is translated from the coding sequence ATGCTTTTCATGGTCATTGAACGTTTCAAGAATCAAGACGCGCGAGCGATTCACAAGCGCTTTGTTGAACGGGGGCGCATGATGCCGGAAGGGCTCACTTATGTCGATAGTTGGGTAGAAGCGAATTACGATCGTTGCTTTCAACTTATGAACTGCGACGATCCGAAACTTCTTCAACAATGGGTACTGCAATGGCAGGACCTTGTAGAATTCGAATTCATTCCCGTGGTGCCCTCAAAAGGAGCCTGGGAAAATTTTTAG
- a CDS encoding methyltransferase domain-containing protein, whose translation MLAAVRAHTPAEPAKSLPTSKQGYHRRFDDAQKWVKIFDDPARDRWQKPEAVIPALNIHNNDRVADIGAGTGYFSLRIARAFPSVTVYAADVEPDMIDYMKKQTKKELLPNHKPLKVKPNEIHFPRKVNLILVVDTYHHIDDRVKYFSALKKQLRRNGKIAIIDFTAESPEGPPLEHRISKEKLVAEMNTAGFAVSEDISLLPNQYFLIFQTKP comes from the coding sequence ATGCTGGCGGCAGTCCGAGCGCATACGCCGGCAGAACCAGCGAAATCATTGCCAACGAGCAAACAGGGCTATCATAGGCGTTTCGACGATGCACAGAAATGGGTGAAAATATTCGACGATCCTGCTCGCGATAGATGGCAGAAGCCGGAGGCTGTGATCCCAGCCCTGAACATTCATAACAACGACCGAGTAGCAGACATCGGTGCGGGCACCGGCTACTTCTCACTGCGCATTGCCAGGGCATTTCCGAGTGTCACAGTGTATGCAGCCGATGTCGAACCTGACATGATCGATTACATGAAAAAGCAGACGAAAAAGGAACTGCTGCCCAACCACAAACCGTTAAAGGTGAAACCCAATGAAATTCACTTCCCACGGAAAGTGAACTTGATCCTTGTAGTGGACACTTATCACCATATCGACGACAGAGTCAAATACTTTAGTGCACTGAAAAAGCAACTCCGCCGTAATGGAAAAATTGCGATCATCGACTTTACCGCGGAATCTCCGGAAGGACCTCCGCTCGAACACCGCATCTCCAAAGAGAAGCTGGTGGCTGAAATGAACACGGCCGGCTTTGCAGTTTCTGAGGATATCTCGCTACTGCCGAACCAGTATTTCCTCATCTTCCAAACAAAGCCATAA
- a CDS encoding arylsulfatase: MSQVQFRALFFLIVCFLLSAPFASAQQTTGVVGSPSATTTIDGKQLPAPEPAFGGVIKDTAAQSKAWWAPRIVPPKSAPNVLLILTDDVGFGAPSTFGGVIPTPTLDMIGRTGLRYTNFHSTALCSPTRAAFITGRNHHSAGFGVVSEQSTGFPGYNSIISKDKASIGRILRDNGFSTSWFGKAHNTPTFQASQIGPFDLWPTGMGFEYFYGFLGGDTSQWQPNLFRNTTAITPYEGQKGWNLTTAQADEAIQWLNQLNQIDPSKPFFCYYVPGGTHAPHHPTPEWDRKISDLHLFDKGWNALREQIFANQKKLGVIPQDAKLTPWPHDLLKNWDELTADEKKMFIRQADVYAAYLAYTDHEIGRVIQSVKDMGKLDNTLIIYVSGDNGGSAEGSLVGTPNEVAMFNGMMVPVEEQLKHFYDVWGTDRTYNHMAVGWTWAFSTPYSWTKQIASHYGGTAQGMCVSWPGHINDVGAIRDQFHHVIDVVPTILEACGIQAPDTVDGIKQKPIEGVSFAYTFDKANGGASSRHKTQYFEMMGDHAIYHDGWIASTKVVRAPWVTAGPVNQDPVNNVTWELYDLTKDWTQSNDLAATNKAKLEELKALFLSEAKKYQVLPLDATCATRLVAARPNITAGRSEFVYTKPQTGIPQGDSPVLLNTSYTVKANVDIPEGGAEGMLLTSGGRFAGYGFYLLKGKPVFLWNLADLKRVRWEGPAALSPGKHELEFDFKYDGLGAGTIAFNNMSGIGRSGTGTLKVDGKEVSTQKMEGTLPLILQWDESFDIGSDTGTPVCDEDYKVPFAFTGKLDKLTLKLDRPELSAADIKLLQQESQRDNKASE, encoded by the coding sequence ATGTCGCAGGTTCAATTTCGAGCGCTGTTCTTTTTGATTGTTTGCTTTCTGCTCAGCGCTCCATTCGCATCTGCTCAACAGACGACGGGAGTGGTTGGTTCGCCCAGTGCAACAACTACCATCGATGGCAAGCAACTGCCGGCTCCGGAGCCTGCCTTTGGCGGCGTCATCAAAGATACTGCCGCGCAATCTAAAGCCTGGTGGGCACCGCGCATAGTACCACCTAAAAGTGCCCCGAACGTTTTGCTTATTCTCACTGACGACGTTGGCTTCGGCGCCCCGAGTACTTTCGGTGGTGTAATTCCGACCCCGACACTAGACATGATCGGAAGAACTGGTCTGCGTTACACGAACTTTCATTCAACGGCGCTCTGCTCTCCGACCAGGGCTGCGTTTATTACCGGTCGTAATCATCACTCTGCCGGCTTTGGCGTAGTTTCGGAGCAGTCAACTGGTTTCCCCGGTTACAACAGCATTATTTCAAAGGATAAGGCGTCTATTGGACGGATTCTCAGAGATAACGGCTTCTCGACTTCCTGGTTCGGCAAGGCGCATAACACACCGACATTCCAGGCCAGTCAGATTGGTCCGTTCGATTTGTGGCCGACTGGCATGGGGTTTGAATACTTCTACGGGTTCCTGGGTGGCGATACCAGTCAATGGCAGCCAAACCTGTTTCGCAATACTACGGCTATAACGCCTTACGAGGGGCAAAAGGGCTGGAATCTTACGACGGCGCAAGCCGACGAAGCGATCCAGTGGCTCAACCAGCTCAATCAGATCGACCCCAGCAAGCCGTTCTTCTGCTACTACGTTCCTGGTGGAACACATGCACCGCATCATCCCACACCGGAGTGGGATCGCAAGATCAGTGATTTGCATCTGTTTGATAAGGGATGGAATGCACTGCGAGAGCAGATCTTCGCAAACCAGAAAAAATTGGGTGTGATTCCGCAAGACGCAAAGCTTACGCCATGGCCGCATGACCTTCTGAAGAACTGGGACGAACTGACTGCTGACGAAAAGAAGATGTTTATTCGTCAGGCAGACGTCTACGCGGCTTACTTGGCTTACACAGATCATGAAATTGGACGCGTCATCCAGTCTGTCAAAGATATGGGCAAACTAGATAACACTCTCATCATCTATGTCAGTGGAGACAATGGTGGCAGTGCCGAGGGTAGCCTTGTAGGAACGCCAAACGAAGTGGCGATGTTCAACGGAATGATGGTTCCAGTTGAGGAGCAACTCAAGCATTTCTACGATGTCTGGGGTACTGACCGCACTTATAATCACATGGCAGTGGGCTGGACCTGGGCTTTCAGTACTCCATATTCATGGACCAAGCAGATCGCCTCGCACTACGGCGGCACCGCTCAAGGCATGTGCGTCTCCTGGCCCGGACATATCAATGATGTGGGTGCGATTCGCGATCAGTTTCACCATGTAATCGATGTGGTGCCAACGATTCTCGAAGCCTGTGGTATTCAGGCACCAGACACAGTCGATGGCATTAAGCAAAAGCCAATTGAAGGTGTCAGTTTCGCTTATACATTCGATAAGGCCAATGGAGGTGCGTCATCGCGACATAAGACTCAATACTTTGAGATGATGGGCGATCATGCTATTTATCACGACGGCTGGATCGCCAGTACTAAAGTGGTGCGTGCGCCGTGGGTCACTGCGGGACCTGTCAACCAGGACCCAGTGAACAATGTAACCTGGGAACTCTATGACCTGACAAAGGACTGGACTCAATCTAATGACCTGGCCGCCACGAACAAGGCAAAATTGGAAGAGTTGAAGGCTTTGTTCCTCAGCGAGGCTAAGAAATACCAGGTGCTTCCACTCGATGCCACCTGCGCCACGCGTCTTGTCGCCGCCCGCCCGAATATCACTGCGGGACGCAGCGAGTTTGTCTACACAAAGCCTCAGACCGGCATTCCGCAGGGTGATTCGCCAGTCTTGCTGAACACATCCTACACGGTCAAGGCGAACGTAGACATTCCGGAAGGGGGAGCCGAGGGCATGCTGCTCACTTCAGGTGGACGCTTTGCCGGCTACGGATTCTATCTCCTTAAAGGCAAGCCCGTGTTCCTGTGGAATCTGGCTGATCTGAAACGCGTTCGCTGGGAAGGTCCTGCAGCGCTCAGCCCCGGTAAGCACGAGTTGGAATTTGACTTCAAGTACGATGGGCTCGGTGCCGGCACGATTGCCTTCAATAACATGAGTGGTATCGGACGCAGTGGCACTGGGACGCTCAAGGTAGACGGCAAAGAGGTGAGCACGCAGAAGATGGAAGGCACTCTTCCGTTGATTTTGCAGTGGGACGAAAGCTTCGATATCGGCTCCGATACGGGCACTCCGGTGTGTGATGAGGACTACAAGGTGCCGTTTGCTTTCACCGGCAAGCTCGATAAGCTGACACTCAAGCTCGATCGCCCAGAGCTGTCAGCAGCCGATATCAAACTGCTCCAGCAAGAATCGCAGCGTGATAACAAAGCCAGCGAATAG
- a CDS encoding agmatinase family protein, giving the protein MATLDGIFGLPFSTITAAQVILPVAWEATVSYRTGTASAPEAVLQASKQVDLYDPFVEDAWKVGIAMHEDMETLSKLNAETRSKAERYLQALAENGTEDDVLLKEINSDCEKMNDWVRKNARQYLDSGKLVCVLGGDHSAPLGLIEELGRNQTFGILHIDAHADLRDAYEGFRYSHASIMFNVMQIKNVSKLVQVGIRDYCDDEVSLVKNSAGRIVMHTDRALKSRAFRGESWHAICQSIINDLPQNVYLSFDIDGLDPKLCPNTGTPVPGGLEFEQSLFLVHEVLRSGRKLIGFDICEVAPGNDEWDASVGARLLYNFANLVAASNGLAKFSEAFQTDIN; this is encoded by the coding sequence ATGGCGACACTAGACGGCATTTTTGGTCTTCCCTTCAGCACGATAACAGCGGCTCAGGTAATTCTGCCGGTCGCCTGGGAAGCGACAGTATCATATCGCACCGGCACCGCATCAGCTCCGGAAGCAGTTCTACAAGCATCGAAGCAGGTGGACTTATACGATCCGTTTGTTGAGGATGCCTGGAAAGTCGGGATTGCAATGCATGAAGACATGGAAACACTGAGCAAACTCAATGCCGAGACTCGCTCGAAAGCAGAGCGATATCTTCAAGCACTTGCGGAGAATGGCACTGAAGACGATGTCCTTCTCAAAGAAATAAATTCAGACTGCGAAAAGATGAACGACTGGGTACGAAAAAATGCACGTCAATATCTCGATAGTGGAAAACTCGTCTGCGTTCTGGGAGGCGACCACAGCGCACCACTCGGACTGATTGAGGAACTGGGGAGGAATCAAACTTTCGGCATACTACATATTGATGCACATGCCGATTTGCGAGATGCCTATGAGGGCTTCCGTTATTCGCACGCATCGATTATGTTCAATGTGATGCAAATCAAAAATGTAAGCAAGCTGGTGCAAGTTGGCATTCGAGACTACTGTGACGATGAGGTTTCTCTGGTAAAAAATTCAGCTGGACGCATCGTTATGCACACTGATCGAGCACTGAAAAGCCGAGCCTTTCGCGGCGAATCCTGGCACGCAATTTGTCAATCAATAATCAATGACTTACCGCAAAACGTCTATCTCAGTTTCGACATCGATGGACTCGACCCGAAACTTTGTCCAAATACAGGTACACCAGTACCTGGAGGGCTGGAGTTCGAACAGAGTCTTTTCCTTGTTCACGAAGTGCTTCGCTCAGGAAGAAAACTGATCGGATTCGACATTTGTGAAGTCGCACCGGGCAACGATGAATGGGACGCCAGTGTTGGAGCGCGTCTGCTGTACAACTTCGCCAATCTGGTCGCTGCCTCGAACGGGCTCGCAAAATTTAGCGAAGCTTTTCAAACAGACATAAACTAG
- the ric gene encoding iron-sulfur cluster repair di-iron protein, with protein sequence MNRKPFTVAIIDLRTFISTISEVTVMADGKTICTVCNYIFDEKIGAPGTRAGQKFEELPEQWRCPDCGADQAMFQPCSCVSVSDNEHSDSVYSDRTNRAFLINQTLGSIVTELPEFACIFEQYGLDYCCGGKKLLEQACNEKGISVNQLLAKLNEYQIEAEQSKQLELEPDWTKTTLRALIEHLITRYHERLRIELPRLSELTKKVARVHGVNHPEMVEVSRIFHLFREQLEQHMQKEELILFPAITSIESGRTTYFGCGGSVDHPIEMMTKEHDDAGEALSMMSKLTNDYTPPEDACNTFKILLHSLAALELEMHQHVHKENNILFPRALKLAGAAVCR encoded by the coding sequence ATGAACCGCAAACCATTCACTGTCGCTATTATAGATTTAAGGACATTTATATCCACAATTAGCGAGGTGACAGTCATGGCTGATGGAAAAACAATTTGCACAGTATGCAACTACATATTTGACGAAAAGATCGGTGCACCAGGCACTCGAGCGGGACAAAAGTTTGAAGAACTGCCAGAACAATGGCGCTGCCCCGACTGCGGAGCCGATCAGGCAATGTTTCAACCCTGCTCTTGCGTAAGCGTCTCGGACAATGAGCACTCAGACTCAGTCTATTCCGATCGGACGAACAGGGCATTCCTTATCAACCAGACACTCGGTTCGATCGTAACCGAACTCCCAGAATTCGCCTGCATCTTCGAGCAATATGGTCTCGACTATTGCTGCGGCGGAAAAAAATTGCTTGAGCAAGCGTGCAATGAGAAGGGCATAAGCGTGAATCAGTTGCTTGCTAAATTGAATGAGTATCAAATAGAAGCAGAGCAAAGCAAACAATTAGAACTAGAGCCAGATTGGACCAAAACCACTCTGCGTGCATTAATCGAGCACCTCATCACTCGCTACCATGAACGCTTGCGCATCGAACTGCCTCGCCTCTCGGAACTAACAAAAAAAGTTGCCCGAGTCCACGGCGTGAATCATCCGGAAATGGTTGAGGTCTCAAGGATCTTTCACTTATTCAGAGAACAGCTTGAACAGCACATGCAAAAGGAAGAATTGATATTGTTTCCTGCAATCACAAGCATTGAATCTGGCAGAACTACTTACTTCGGATGTGGTGGCTCTGTTGACCATCCGATAGAGATGATGACAAAGGAGCACGACGATGCAGGAGAAGCGCTGTCAATGATGAGCAAACTGACGAACGATTACACTCCACCAGAAGACGCATGCAACACGTTCAAAATCCTACTGCATTCACTTGCCGCACTCGAATTGGAAATGCACCAACACGTGCACAAAGAAAACAATATTCTGTTTCCACGTGCACTGAAATTAGCTGGAGCAGCTGTCTGCAGATAG
- a CDS encoding aromatic ring-hydroxylating dioxygenase subunit alpha: protein MDASNQTESLPGKRIDSKIMQQHDELTNASVRPAMQVPMRVPSAWYSVAASTEVRAAPFPVQLFGTDFVLWRNSSGQVVMQTDTCPHRSAKLSLGEVRENCISCPFHGFRFDTTGSCTFVPETAKASPNLCVDTWQVLEQNGFIWIKHGNSQSQSPPWFAELDSGLAMHESVHEWPTHITRCVENQLDYAHLPFVHRTTIGKNVDVKGTRRIDCVDDRISMYVSDANAPTAAIQFIFPNLWLLTIAPGKFYQFISFVPVSNTKTRLYLRAYQRFMTAPFIVPLLTPLFNKSNSVILDQDRRVVLSQRPTVSTEATNEKLFPSDRAIDYFRKLWRASAHPSSQEIDQET, encoded by the coding sequence TTGGATGCAAGCAATCAAACTGAAAGTCTGCCGGGCAAGCGAATCGATAGCAAAATAATGCAACAGCACGACGAGCTGACGAACGCGTCCGTGCGACCGGCAATGCAAGTGCCAATGCGAGTGCCCAGCGCCTGGTATTCGGTCGCTGCAAGCACAGAAGTTCGAGCAGCGCCTTTTCCCGTACAATTATTCGGCACAGATTTCGTTTTATGGCGAAATTCATCCGGACAGGTTGTAATGCAGACAGACACTTGCCCGCATCGCTCTGCAAAACTGAGCTTAGGCGAAGTGCGCGAAAACTGCATAAGCTGTCCGTTTCACGGATTCAGATTTGATACTACCGGAAGTTGCACATTTGTTCCAGAAACGGCCAAAGCGTCCCCGAATCTATGCGTAGACACCTGGCAAGTACTCGAACAAAACGGCTTCATTTGGATTAAGCATGGAAACTCTCAGTCGCAATCACCACCATGGTTTGCAGAACTCGACTCTGGTCTCGCCATGCACGAGTCAGTGCATGAATGGCCGACACATATAACAAGATGCGTGGAAAATCAACTCGACTATGCACACTTGCCTTTTGTTCACAGAACGACAATTGGAAAAAACGTCGATGTAAAAGGCACCAGGAGAATCGATTGCGTAGACGATCGAATATCGATGTATGTGAGCGATGCAAATGCACCCACCGCAGCAATTCAATTCATTTTTCCGAACTTATGGCTGCTTACTATCGCACCTGGCAAATTCTATCAATTCATAAGCTTTGTGCCTGTTTCAAATACGAAAACGCGTCTGTACCTGCGCGCTTACCAGCGGTTTATGACAGCACCATTTATAGTGCCACTGCTAACACCGCTTTTCAACAAATCGAACAGCGTAATACTCGATCAAGATCGTCGCGTTGTTCTTTCGCAAAGACCAACAGTATCTACAGAAGCAACCAACGAGAAACTGTTTCCCAGCGATCGAGCAATTGATTACTTCCGCAAACTCTGGCGAGCTAGCGCGCACCCATCGTCGCAAGAAATTGATCAGGAAACCTAA
- a CDS encoding ArsR family transcriptional regulator — protein sequence MVSKKVAKSSAGKKQPLSKDALEIVAARFRAMGDATRLELLQYLMDKEHSVQELCDLTGMSQANISKHLSLLADQGILNRRKQGLFVYYSVADMTIFQLCDLVCGSLSERFAKVQQHFAQGS from the coding sequence ATGGTTTCGAAGAAAGTTGCTAAGTCGTCTGCCGGAAAAAAACAGCCGCTTTCCAAAGATGCGCTCGAGATCGTCGCTGCACGCTTTCGGGCGATGGGAGACGCTACTCGGCTTGAGTTGCTTCAATACTTAATGGATAAAGAACACTCGGTGCAAGAACTCTGCGATCTTACCGGGATGAGTCAAGCGAATATCAGCAAACATCTTTCATTGCTCGCGGATCAGGGCATTCTTAATAGGCGCAAGCAGGGTTTGTTTGTCTACTACTCAGTCGCCGATATGACGATTTTTCAACTGTGCGATCTTGTTTGTGGGTCACTTTCTGAGCGTTTCGCTAAGGTGCAACAACACTTCGCACAGGGCAGTTAG
- a CDS encoding DUF2892 domain-containing protein, with product MPSIGTISRLNPNEVQTLLASGGGIQLIDVRTPMEFDSEHIQESKNIPLDDLANRGGELKKECQKILICRTGNRAGRAADLLATYGMDVGVLTGGINDWKKAGLSLKQGKKRLPLERQVQLTIGAILLSSVAAGWTINKNWFIVPGFIGAGLTFAGLTGNCGLAILLAKAPWNKLTPSPTSASPAASKPNCCSGG from the coding sequence ATGCCTAGCATCGGCACGATCAGTCGGCTCAACCCGAACGAAGTACAAACATTGTTAGCTAGCGGCGGCGGCATTCAATTGATAGACGTGCGCACACCGATGGAATTCGACAGCGAGCACATTCAAGAGTCCAAGAACATTCCACTTGACGACCTCGCCAATCGCGGCGGCGAACTGAAAAAAGAGTGTCAAAAAATTCTGATTTGTCGCACAGGCAATCGCGCTGGTCGCGCCGCCGACTTGCTTGCCACATACGGAATGGACGTCGGCGTTCTGACCGGCGGCATTAACGACTGGAAAAAAGCAGGACTCAGCCTTAAGCAAGGGAAAAAGCGATTGCCGCTGGAAAGACAGGTACAACTGACAATAGGTGCCATCTTGTTGTCTAGCGTCGCAGCAGGCTGGACTATCAACAAAAACTGGTTCATCGTGCCAGGGTTCATTGGAGCTGGTCTGACATTCGCCGGACTGACAGGCAACTGCGGTCTCGCTATTCTTCTTGCAAAAGCTCCATGGAACAAGCTGACCCCCTCGCCCACATCCGCGTCCCCAGCGGCGTCCAAACCTAATTGTTGCTCAGGCGGCTAG
- a CDS encoding sulfite exporter TauE/SafE family protein: protein MLFLSIALGLLTGGLLGLLGGGGSIIAVPIMVYILGLEAKAAIGTSLVIVGVASFLAAISHYRRDSVLIRTALLFGGAGAIGSYLGAIAGKNLSDSTQLILFALAMALIGALMLMQRQKLPAESASIEGNKIAKILLAGCGAGALTGLLGVGGGFIIVPALTFVVGLSIREAVGTSLLVISMNSLVGAATYASFVRCGNTVLPFVAGTIAAAPIAGHFAHHVRQNQLKTGFAITLLALSGFMLAKQFLGF, encoded by the coding sequence ATGCTGTTTTTGAGCATAGCACTGGGTCTTCTTACAGGTGGGCTGCTCGGTCTTCTTGGCGGAGGAGGGAGCATAATCGCAGTACCGATCATGGTCTACATTCTGGGACTCGAGGCAAAAGCCGCTATCGGCACCAGCCTTGTGATTGTGGGAGTGGCCAGCTTCCTAGCTGCAATCAGCCACTATCGCAGAGATTCAGTGCTGATTCGAACCGCGCTTCTGTTCGGAGGCGCCGGAGCCATTGGCAGCTACCTGGGGGCGATTGCTGGAAAGAATCTGTCGGACAGCACTCAACTGATTTTGTTCGCTTTAGCCATGGCTCTGATTGGTGCGCTAATGCTCATGCAACGGCAAAAACTGCCTGCAGAAAGTGCTTCTATTGAAGGAAACAAGATCGCCAAAATATTGCTCGCAGGTTGTGGCGCCGGCGCCCTGACCGGACTGCTAGGCGTCGGTGGCGGATTCATCATCGTGCCGGCGCTGACGTTCGTGGTCGGTCTCAGCATCAGAGAAGCAGTCGGCACCTCGTTGCTCGTTATTAGCATGAACAGCCTCGTTGGCGCTGCAACATATGCCAGTTTCGTGCGCTGCGGAAATACAGTTCTTCCATTTGTAGCGGGAACTATAGCCGCCGCTCCCATAGCCGGGCACTTCGCGCATCACGTGCGGCAAAATCAGCTAAAAACGGGCTTTGCCATCACTTTACTGGCTCTATCTGGCTTCATGCTGGCCAAACAATTTCTAGGATTTTGA
- a CDS encoding MBL fold metallo-hydrolase, with translation MYFKQFYLGCLAHGSYLLGSNGEAAVIDPQRDVDQYIEEAEKNNLKIKYIIETHLHADFVSGHFELAKRTGAEIVFGSRAGASFKHIAAKDADVLKIGNVELEILETPGHTPESICILAKESTGTGAAAKLFTGDTLFIGDVGRPDLVAVKGYSENEMASLLYDSLYNKLAKLDDATEIYPAHGAGSLCGKQLSDERTSTIGKQKQFNYAFKPGIKKEQFIELVTTDLPEVPAYFPKDAELNKRGANALNELVKPKAMQATEVNKEMQRGAILLDVRSGQEFASGHVKGSLNIALSGQFASWAGTMIDINAPIVLLANDIISVQEAILRLARIGIEHVIGYLEKGMISWSDGGFEITQTPVITVEELHEELKENQDIYILDVRRKGEFEEGHIPGARNIPLAELPRHSEEIPENKQFAIVCASGYRSSIAKSILERAGVTNLMNVLGGMKAWNNSGFDISRGEPSIKEPSHSI, from the coding sequence ATGTATTTCAAACAATTTTATCTAGGCTGCCTGGCTCATGGATCGTATCTATTAGGGTCAAACGGAGAAGCGGCGGTTATCGATCCACAAAGAGACGTCGATCAGTACATTGAAGAAGCGGAGAAAAACAATCTCAAGATCAAGTACATCATTGAGACACATCTGCATGCCGACTTTGTCAGTGGACACTTTGAGCTTGCCAAAAGAACGGGAGCAGAAATTGTTTTCGGCTCTCGAGCAGGAGCCTCCTTCAAACATATAGCCGCCAAAGACGCAGACGTGCTCAAAATTGGCAACGTAGAACTTGAGATACTAGAAACTCCCGGGCACACCCCTGAAAGCATCTGTATTCTGGCAAAAGAAAGTACGGGTACGGGTGCGGCGGCAAAATTATTCACCGGTGACACCTTGTTTATCGGCGACGTGGGACGACCAGATCTGGTGGCAGTCAAAGGTTACTCAGAAAATGAAATGGCTTCTCTACTGTACGACAGCCTCTACAACAAACTGGCAAAACTCGACGATGCAACAGAAATCTATCCCGCCCATGGCGCCGGTTCTCTGTGCGGTAAACAACTTTCTGATGAACGAACATCAACAATAGGCAAACAAAAGCAGTTTAACTATGCCTTCAAGCCCGGCATTAAAAAGGAACAATTCATAGAGTTGGTGACTACCGACCTTCCAGAGGTTCCGGCATATTTCCCGAAAGACGCCGAACTGAATAAGCGCGGAGCGAATGCGCTCAATGAGCTGGTCAAACCCAAAGCGATGCAAGCCACTGAGGTCAACAAGGAGATGCAGCGCGGTGCAATTTTGCTTGACGTCAGAAGCGGACAAGAATTTGCCAGCGGTCACGTCAAAGGCTCGCTTAACATTGCACTGAGTGGTCAGTTCGCCTCATGGGCCGGAACTATGATCGACATCAATGCGCCAATTGTTCTTTTAGCGAACGACATAATTTCCGTCCAAGAAGCAATCCTCAGGTTGGCTCGCATAGGCATCGAACACGTAATTGGTTATCTGGAGAAAGGAATGATCAGTTGGAGTGATGGGGGCTTCGAAATCACACAAACACCGGTAATTACGGTCGAGGAACTGCACGAGGAGCTGAAGGAAAACCAGGATATCTACATACTCGACGTACGGCGCAAAGGAGAGTTCGAAGAAGGACACATACCGGGTGCCAGAAATATACCGCTAGCTGAATTGCCCAGACACAGTGAGGAAATTCCCGAGAACAAACAGTTTGCAATTGTTTGCGCCAGCGGATATCGCTCATCAATTGCCAAAAGTATTCTTGAAAGAGCCGGCGTTACAAATTTGATGAATGTGCTGGGAGGAATGAAAGCGTGGAATAATAGTGGTTTCGATATATCTCGAGGCGAACCGAGCATAAAAGAGCCCAGCCACTCAATCTAA